CGGGTGGTGCTGGACCACGCGGCCCTGGGCTTCGGGGTCACGGTCTTCCTGGGCATTCGGCTGGCCGCCAAGGGGCGCATCAGCCTGGAGGATTTCGAGCGCGCCGTGACGGCCATCCCCGAGGTGCAGCTGGTCCAGCACGTGCTGGGCCAGTTCGACTATCGCTTGCGGATCACCGCCCGGGACATTTCGGATTTCGAGCGCATCCTGCGGCGCCGGATCATGACCCTGCCCGGCGTGGGGCAGGTCGAGGCGAATGTCATGCTGTCCGAGGAGCGGCGCCCGGGGCCGTTGGGGTAGAGGCGGGGGCAGTCTGCCCCCGCACCCCCTGAGGATATTTTCGTGAAGAAGACGCTTACTCCGGAATCACCCGGACCGCGCCCCTGGCGGCGCTTGTGGTCATGGAGGCATAGGCGCGGAGCGCCGTGGTGACCTTGCGCTTGCGGGGCTTGGCGGGCTTCCAGCCCTCGGCGTCGCGGACAGCGCGGCGCGCGGCCAGGGTGGCGTCATCGACCAGCAGCTCGATCTTGCGGTTGGGGATGTCGATGCGGATCAGGTCGCCCTGTTCCACCAGGCCGATCGTGCCGCCCTCGGCCGCCTCGGGCGAGACATGGCCGATGGAGAGCCCCGACGAGCCGCCCGAGAAGCGGCCATCGGTGACCAGCGCGCATTCCTTGCCCAGACCCTTCGATTTCAGATAGCTGGTCGGGTACAGCATCTCCTGCATGCCCGGACCGCCGCGCGGGCCTTCATAGCGGATCAGCACGACCTCGCCCGACTTGACCTTGCCGGTCAGGATGGCGCTGACCGAATCGTCCTGGCTTTCGAAGATATGGGCCGGCCCCTCGAAGGTCAGGTTCGAATCGTCCACGCCTGCCGTCTTCACGATGCAGCCGTCCTCGGCCAGGTTGCCGTAGAGCACCGCCAGCCCGCCATCGCGCGAGAAGGCATGCTCGGACGACCGGATCACCCCGCCCTCGCGGTCCAGATCCACCTCGTCATAGCGGTTGGCCTGCGAGAAGGCCGTCTGCGTGGGCACGCCGCCCGGCGCGGCGCGGTAGAAGTCGTGGACCGAGGCCGCGGTCGTGCGCGACACGTCCCACCGGTCCAGCGCCTGCGCCAGCGTGCCGGAATGGACGCTGCCCACCGAGGTGTCCAAAAGGCCCGCGCGGTCCAGCTGGCCCAGGATCGCCATGATCCCGCCGGCGCGGTGGACGTCCTCCATGTGCACGTCGGACTTGGCGGGGGCGACCTTGCACAGGACCGGCACCTTGCGCGACAGGCGGTCGATGTCGGACATCGTGAAGTCGATCTCGGCCTCGTGCGCGGCGGCCAGCAGGTGCAGGACGGTGTTGGTCGATCCGCCCATCGCGATGTCCAGCGTCATCGCGTTCTCGAAGGCCGCGAAGCTGGCAACGTTGCGCGGCAGGACGCCGTAATCGTCGTCCTCGTAATGGCGCTTGGCCAGATCCACGATCAGGTGGCCCGCCTCGACGAAGAGGCGCTTGCGGTCGGCATGGGTGGCGAGCGTGGACCCGTTGCCGGGCAGCGACAGGCCCAGGGCCTCGGTCAGGCAGTTCATCGAATTGGCGGTGAACATGCCCGAGCAGGACCCGCAGGTCGGGCAGGCCGCCTGCTCGATCGCCGCCAGATCCTGTTCCGAGACCGAATCATCGGCCGCCGCGACCATGGCATCGACCAGGTCCAGCGCCTTGACGCGCCCGTCCTGCAGGACGACCTTGCCGGCCTCCATCGGGCCGCCCGAGACGAAGACGGTGGGGATGTTCAGCCGCAGGGACGCCATCAGCATGCCGGGCGTGATCTTGTCGCAGTTGCTGATGCAGACCATCGCGTCGGCGCAATGGGCGTTGACCATGTATTCGACCGAATCGGCGATGATCTCGCGCGAGGGCAGCGAATAGAGCATGCCGTCATGGCCCATCGCGATGCCGTCGTCGACGGCGATGGTGTTGAATTCCTTGGCGATGCCGCCCGCCGCCTCGACCTCGCGGGCGACCAGCTGGCCCAGGTCCTTCAGATGGACATGGCCGGGCACGAACTGGGTGAAGCTGTTGACGATGGCGATGATCGGCTTGCCGAAATCGCCCTCCTTCACCCCGGTCGCGCGCCACAGGCCACGGGCGCCGGCCATGTTGCGGCCATGGGTGGTGGTGCGGGAACGATAGGCAGGCATGGCGGATCTCCTTTGGCTGAAGGTGGCTTTAGCATCCCCGGGGGCGGAAGGAAATTACCGCCACGCGCCGATCGCGGCTGTTTCCTGTCCGAAACGGCGGGCGGCGGGGGGTCCGGGGGGCGCGAGCGCCCCCGGCCGCCGCGGGACGCAAGGACCGGCACCGGCGGTCAGGAGGCCAGCTTCATGGTCACGATGCCCGCGACGATCATCCCGGCGGCGGCCAGGCGCAGGGCGGTCACCGGCTCGGCCAGGAACACCACGCCGACGATGAAGCTGCCCACCGCGCCGATGCCGGTCCAGACCATGTAGGCGGTGCCCAAGGGAAGTTGCCGCATCGCCATCGCCAGCAGCCAGAAGGACGCGATCATCGCGACCAGCATGATGGCCGTGGGAGTGACGCGGGTGAAGCCTTGCGAATATTTCATCGCGCTGGCCCAGACGATCTCGAGCAGGCCGGCGGTGAGAAGAAGAAGCCAGGGCATGACGGTTACCTCGTTCCAGTCTACGGGTCGTCCCGGTGCTGCATCCCGATCTGGGGGAGGTCGTCCTCGACCGCCTGATCTAGGGTCGCCCGGACCGCCGGTCAAGGGTGGCGCGCGCCATTCCTGCGTCAAAACCGCGCAAATGCCCAAGGCGCGGGCGCCGAAGCGCCCATCCCCCGATGGGTGGGCTTTTCAATTGCGCCGCCCCGGCCCATATTAAGGTCCAAGGAGAGGAGTGTCCCATGCCGCTGACCCATTTCCTGATGCTGATCGCCGCCGTCATCCTGGCTGCCGGGCTGACGCTGTGGTTCGGCCTGTCGGCGGGGATGCCTCCTGCGGCGATCCTGCTGGTGACGCTTGGCGCCGCGCTGCTGCTGCATCTGGGGCAGCGGAACGGCCACGATCACGACGGCTGACCGCCCGGCGGCAGGTCCGCCGCATCAGCTGTCCAGTTCCGCGTCCCAGTAGAGAAAATCCATCCAGCTCTCGTGCAGGTGATTGGGCGGGAAGCGCCGCCCAATCGCGTGCATCTCGTCGGCCGAGGGCTGGCGGGCGGGCTTGCGCAGGTGCATGCCGGAATGGCGCAGGCTGCGGTTGGCCTTCCTGAGGTTGCAGGGCGAGCAGGCGGCGACGACGTTTTCCCAGCTGGTCACCCCGCCCCGCGACCGGGGCACCACATGGTCGAAGGTCAGATCGCCCTTGGCGCCGCAATACTGGCAGCAGAATTCGTCGCGCAGAAAAAGATTGAAGCGCGTGAATGCCACGCGCTTCTGGGGTCGGACATAATCCTTCAGCACGACGACCGAAGGGATTCGGAAGGCCTGTCGCTG
Above is a window of Paracoccus liaowanqingii DNA encoding:
- the ilvD gene encoding dihydroxy-acid dehydratase, whose amino-acid sequence is MPAYRSRTTTHGRNMAGARGLWRATGVKEGDFGKPIIAIVNSFTQFVPGHVHLKDLGQLVAREVEAAGGIAKEFNTIAVDDGIAMGHDGMLYSLPSREIIADSVEYMVNAHCADAMVCISNCDKITPGMLMASLRLNIPTVFVSGGPMEAGKVVLQDGRVKALDLVDAMVAAADDSVSEQDLAAIEQAACPTCGSCSGMFTANSMNCLTEALGLSLPGNGSTLATHADRKRLFVEAGHLIVDLAKRHYEDDDYGVLPRNVASFAAFENAMTLDIAMGGSTNTVLHLLAAAHEAEIDFTMSDIDRLSRKVPVLCKVAPAKSDVHMEDVHRAGGIMAILGQLDRAGLLDTSVGSVHSGTLAQALDRWDVSRTTAASVHDFYRAAPGGVPTQTAFSQANRYDEVDLDREGGVIRSSEHAFSRDGGLAVLYGNLAEDGCIVKTAGVDDSNLTFEGPAHIFESQDDSVSAILTGKVKSGEVVLIRYEGPRGGPGMQEMLYPTSYLKSKGLGKECALVTDGRFSGGSSGLSIGHVSPEAAEGGTIGLVEQGDLIRIDIPNRKIELLVDDATLAARRAVRDAEGWKPAKPRKRKVTTALRAYASMTTSAARGAVRVIPE
- a CDS encoding DMT family transporter, which encodes MPWLLLLTAGLLEIVWASAMKYSQGFTRVTPTAIMLVAMIASFWLLAMAMRQLPLGTAYMVWTGIGAVGSFIVGVVFLAEPVTALRLAAAGMIVAGIVTMKLAS
- a CDS encoding Lrp/AsnC family transcriptional regulator, whose amino-acid sequence is MTDLDATDLAILRVLSRDATTSAADVGRAVGIGQPAAWRRIRRLTDQGVLAGRRVVLDHAALGFGVTVFLGIRLAAKGRISLEDFERAVTAIPEVQLVQHVLGQFDYRLRITARDISDFERILRRRIMTLPGVGQVEANVMLSEERRPGPLG
- a CDS encoding HNH endonuclease; translated protein: MLDDHHHTDFRTQFVREPASLRHYPALVLNADYRPLSYYPLSLWPWQEAIKAVFLDRVSIIAEYDHEVRSQRQAFRIPSVVVLKDYVRPQKRVAFTRFNLFLRDEFCCQYCGAKGDLTFDHVVPRSRGGVTSWENVVAACSPCNLRKANRSLRHSGMHLRKPARQPSADEMHAIGRRFPPNHLHESWMDFLYWDAELDS